TAGGTAAGTATAAATAACACGTAGAGTGCTTTGTCTCGAAGAACTACTTgcgtttcataaaaaaaaagaactctAACAATCAAGTTTCTTATTGTAACAGTAAAACAAATCATAACAAAGATGAAATAAATAGGGTTGCGAGAGACAGTTATGTTAACGTTGAACCCGAAATACGCTGCAACCAATTCTTTTTCCCAATACGGTatcgaaaatagaaaaaaaataaatcacacCACAAGCGTGGCGAAGCTCGTCGtaaatctacaaaaaaattaagattactTTACAAATTGCAACAAAGTTATTGTCGAACGAAAAAACCATATAGCGTAAACAGAGAATATTCCGCCGTCGAGATCTCACGACCCGCTCGCTCCGTCATTATAACGGCAGGAGATCGATCAGATTCGCCCGCGGCTGCGTCAACGATTCCGGGAAGAATTCTGCGAGTTTGTTGTAAAGTTCAGTTCGCAAGTTATGTACGTCACGCGCGTTGACGCACTGCTGCGTCGCCACGCCAGTCGTCAGTTCGTTCAAAATCGTTTTCGAATGGGAGGCGTCCTCTAAATTATTCTGTTTCCGGAATAGGATCGACGTCAAGAGTTGGAACTGCGAAGATAGCAACCAGCGATTAGCAAGTGAGGCGACATTGCGATTTGgcgaataaaagtaaatgaatgaaaaaatgtatatggATATAAACCTCTTTCGTTTGTTGCGTGTCACTGTGATCGATAATCTCAAAGATCTTCGTCTGCAGGTATTCGAGGGCCTCTATACTGTTGCTCAGAGCGAGCTCTGTGAACTTGTGCTTTCTAATAATCAGTTTGCATTTTTTCAGAATCTGCTCGGCCGTGGGTCGGCGCAGTTCTAGTTGCCAAAAATCGTCGAGTCTCAAATTTGGAAGGCAAGATCTGCCTGGGTTGCCGCCGAACAGGAAATGAACCTAACGAGGAAATTATTTgcgaaatattattgaatctATCGTCAAACGGactcattttatttaatacagtaataaaaaggcacaattaaaatttgaatttatttaaatgtcaaataaatatttgtcacAATTTGTCACAACGTACCTTTCTAGTGTGATCATAAACAAGCTGATGCGCGAATCGTGGGCACGGTTCGTAATCTTGCATCTTACTCCAGTATTTTTCACCGACGTTCTCGTTACGATATATACAAGACCATTTGCTGTTTTGAATATTGTACACCCAAAAGGAATTTTGCACATTGTCGTCCCTCTTATCCTTGTCCTTGCTCAAAccctaaaaaatattgttatatcaagtaataataaattaatcatttacaaATAATCCATATAATCGTGAAAAGATTcctataataattacaaatttctcatattaattaattacgctTCAAATTAAAGATCGTTAAGTGAGATACAAACCGATAGAACGTAAATCTCGTTGAGTTCAGGATCGATGGTCGCTCTCTGCGTGAAGCCGGCCGCGGGAACGTGATTAGAATCCTTCGTCGTGCCAAACTCGTTGTAGCTTATATACTCCACGTGCTGCGTATCGACTTCGTAAGTGAAGAAATCGCTCAGATATTCCTTGCCTCTCTGTCCAGCGAATATGTATAGTTTTCTGGACCGCTAAAAGATCCAACAAGATCCCGCTTTTCAAATATCTCTTCACGCGTTTGccgatttgtttattattatttctttcgtgttaaagaaataaagtcaAGCATGAGAATACCAACCGGGTGAAACAACATGGAGTGGCCAGCGCGGGATCTGTAAATCGGCATGTCTCTTGTATACGGTTTATCGGCGATATCACAGGCAAGTCTGACCCAGGTGCCAGTCGGCACGTGATAAGAGTATAGTCCTGAGAAATGCGGCTCCGGTATTAAACCATGTTCGTCGGCACTGCGCAAATTGGAAGAATGATGTCAGAGAAAGGTGGAGGAGGtataaaaagtttcgaaatcatacgtaaaagtaatattattgaaagatAGCGCACAAAATCGctacttttctttctctttttaacgTAACTTACCTACTCGGATGAGTCAGTACTCGTCCACCAAAAACGTAGATGGTTCGCTTCTCCACGTCCATTGACATCTGATGGTCAAATACGAGCGGTGGCCCACCCATCGTTCCCGTGTCCTCCGAGATCTGCGTCCACTTATTCGACTCGATATCGTAAACGTAAAAGTCGCTCTTCAAATTCTCGCAAGTACGATACTGCGTGTCTAAGTACCTGCCCAATGTAAAGAGCTGCCGTCTCTGCGGGTCTAAGCACATCTTGTGGCATGAACGTGCGCTCGGCCCTCCCTAGGAATTACAGATCGCGATAGgtgtgaaaataaaatgagtAGGCATACGTGATCTGACAATTTGTATagacaaaacatttttaattaaattaaattacttatcaaagatgcgacacgaaaaaatcGTCAAGACACATAAGTgcggaatttattttatatttatttaaaatctcttcacattttgtaatatataactatatattttgtatcttacgattgtacttaaaaaaaaaatccgctttatttataaagaaactcATTAATGATTCTGTTTTCTCAAAATATTACTCGACATCTTCAACACAGAGAAGAAATATCGAATAAACAAAACACATTGTTTGCACGCTGTCGGGACGAGATATGTAGTGCAATGTAGTGGAGAGATAAGAGTTCAGTTGCGTATTATTGCGGTATGTCAGGCCACGTCGTAGCGttgaattaaattgattaaaaacacatttataGAAACACTACCGACCACCGCTTCAGTATCCTTGCATATGAGCGTCCACTTGCCGGCTTCTATATCGTAGGACCATAGGTCAGAGAGATCCTGATTACCGTCCCATCCACCGAAGAGATAAAGTACCTCAGCCGTGGGATCGAGCACCATCTGATGACCGCCCCGCATCCCAGGTTTGGGCTCGCTAGACGATAACTTCGTCCAAATTGCTCTATAAGTTTGAGCATTGATATAATCGTTTAAGAGCCCCACTAAAAAGCGGATTCAACAATGTATAAGAGTCATGGCTGTGTAAAACGAGACAAAGGGGAATTTACGTCATCAGACTTACTCGTGAGCGCGTTGCTGATAAAACGTTCCGCCTGCAGGTGATCGCCTTTGGTAACCAAAAGATCGTAAAGAGTCGACAATCGCGGATCCTCCAGTGGGACTCCGGTGACCCTCTGCAGAGTCTCGACGATTTCGGGCTGTTCCATTTGTCGAAAGTGTTTCATGCACAGTCTTATTATCTCCTTCTGCCGATACTACAACACGAAAGATCCATTAGTTTCACTTCAGAGTGCTTTATATCTCGTGTGCTTGATGACGCATTTACCATATTGAACCACTCAAGACAAGGCTTTACGATCTTGGGGTCATTGATGCCGGTTAATCTGATGTGCCATATAGAAAAGTTGAAGCTGGGACCCCACGACTGCAGCGGAAGTACCTTTATGTATCGGATAGGAAAGTAATTCCCTTCGTTTCCCAAAACATGCTTGAGATCGAATGTCTCTGGGATGGAATCGTTCCTCAGTCCGCTGAAACGAATGAAACATTATCTGGTTAGGTAAATAACGAAGCAATTGGCtcgtggagagagagagagagca
This sequence is a window from Temnothorax longispinosus isolate EJ_2023e chromosome 11, Tlon_JGU_v1, whole genome shotgun sequence. Protein-coding genes within it:
- the Muskelin gene encoding muskelin, which encodes MASSESGDFQKVLEYRIYKCSSYSSCYIPENIIVDIPSDQSSRWSSDIDNHPQFLILKLQSPSVVKCITFGKYEKTHVCNIKKFKIFGGLEPENMMELLESGLRNDSIPETFDLKHVLGNEGNYFPIRYIKVLPLQSWGPSFNFSIWHIRLTGINDPKIVKPCLEWFNMYRQKEIIRLCMKHFRQMEQPEIVETLQRVTGVPLEDPRLSTLYDLLVTKGDHLQAERFISNALTMGLLNDYINAQTYRAIWTKLSSSEPKPGMRGGHQMVLDPTAEVLYLFGGWDGNQDLSDLWSYDIEAGKWTLICKDTEAVGGPSARSCHKMCLDPQRRQLFTLGRYLDTQYRTCENLKSDFYVYDIESNKWTQISEDTGTMGGPPLVFDHQMSMDVEKRTIYVFGGRVLTHPSSADEHGLIPEPHFSGLYSYHVPTGTWVRLACDIADKPYTRDMPIYRSRAGHSMLFHPRSRKLYIFAGQRGKEYLSDFFTYEVDTQHVEYISYNEFGTTKDSNHVPAAGFTQRATIDPELNEIYVLSGLSKDKDKRDDNVQNSFWVYNIQNSKWSCIYRNENVGEKYWSKMQDYEPCPRFAHQLVYDHTRKVHFLFGGNPGRSCLPNLRLDDFWQLELRRPTAEQILKKCKLIIRKHKFTELALSNSIEALEYLQTKIFEIIDHSDTQQTKEFQLLTSILFRKQNNLEDASHSKTILNELTTGVATQQCVNARDVHNLRTELYNKLAEFFPESLTQPRANLIDLLPL